A DNA window from Schistocerca americana isolate TAMUIC-IGC-003095 chromosome 4, iqSchAmer2.1, whole genome shotgun sequence contains the following coding sequences:
- the LOC124613709 gene encoding thioredoxin domain-containing protein 2-like — MQEFIVSLASSSVQRSQEDIESLASSSVQRSQEDIASLPSSSVQRRQEDIESLASSSVQRSQEDIASLPSSSVQRRQEDIESLASSSVQRSQEDIASLASSSVQRRQEDIESLASSSVQRSQEDIASLASSSVQRRQEDIESLASSSVQRSQEDIASLASSSVQRRQEDIESLASSSVQRSQEDIASLASSSVQRRQEDIESLASSSVQRSQEDIASLASSSVQRRQEDIESLASSSVQRSQEGIA, encoded by the coding sequence ATGCAAGAGTTCATCGTATCGTTAGCTTCTAGTAGTGTGCAACGAAGCCAAGAGGACATTGAATCATTGGCTTCTAGTAGTGTGCAACGAAGCCAAGAGGACATCGCATCGTTGCCTTCTAGTAGTGTGCAACGAAGACAAGAGGACATTGAATCATTGGCTTCTAGTAGTGTGCAACGAAGCCAAGAGGACATCGCATCGTTGCCTTCTAGTAGTGTGCAACGAAGACAAGAGGACATTGAATCATTGGCTTCTAGTAGTGTGCAACGAAGCCAAGAGGACATCGCATCGTTGGCTTCTAGTAGTGTGCAACGAAGACAAGAGGACATTGAATCATTGGCTTCTAGTAGTGTGCAACGAAGCCAAGAGGACATCGCATCGTTGGCTTCTAGTAGTGTGCAACGAAGACAAGAGGACATTGAATCATTGGCTTCTAGTAGTGTGCAACGAAGCCAAGAGGACATCGCATCGTTGGCTTCTAGTAGTGTGCAACGAAGACAAGAGGACATTGAATCATTGGCTTCTAGTAGTGTGCAACGAAGCCAAGAGGACATCGCATCGTTGGCTTCTAGTAGTGTGCAACGAAGACAAGAGGACATTGAATCATTGGCTTCTAGTAGTGTGCAACGAAGCCAAGAGGACATCGCATCGTTGGCTTCTAGTAGTGTGCAACGAAGACAAGAGGACATTGAATCATTGGCTTCTAGTAGTGTGCAACGAAGCCAAGAGGGAATCGCATAG